In a single window of the Biomphalaria glabrata chromosome 5, xgBioGlab47.1, whole genome shotgun sequence genome:
- the LOC106079585 gene encoding cytochrome P450 3A7-like isoform X2: MDVTSGLIALLVILLLLFAFVHYMTSSHGTFQKLGIDIPPKSPVLGHFGHALKYGVFDVQTVFYKKFKDKKVYGWYDTRTPVLVVRDLDMIKDILVKHFNSFVDRRVVMEHDVPFRDNLLTLRGDRWKQVRASVSPTFSSGRIKKMSPHIERNAKILLENLKEKQESGQEVELKEICEFFTLDTIASIAFGIDLNTLKNPENKFAQEIKKITNPNPLLLAIVFLFPFLGPWFTRIGLPFFPKKSMNYLASAVDSVMAERKREGTEGTVNDFLDLVTSEAKEQGVKERLSLSEIHAQSIIFIFGGLETVSTVMSFTLFLLAVHPECLERAQKEVDEKIGKDFPCSKNVQNLHYLDMCINEAIRMVPPAFFLDRQCVESIDINGVHIPKGMVVLLPVYAIHNDPTFWPEPEKFDPERFTPENKETRHPYAFFPFGHGPRNCIGMRLALVELKIAIAAVLQRYTLVPCSKTVYPFHLSKIRARTTDGAWVKINPRK; the protein is encoded by the exons ATGGACGTAACCAGTGGGCTGATAGCCCTCTTGGTCATCTTACTGCTTCTATTTGCTTTTGTCCACTATATGACTTCATCCCATGGCACGTTCCAGAAGCTAGGAATTGACATTCCTCCAAAGTCTCCGGTGTTGGGTCACTTTGGCCATGCCTTAAAGTATGGCGTTTTTGATGTCCAGACAGTCTTTTACAAAAAATTCAAAGACAAAAAG GTGTATGGTTGGTATGACACCAGGACGCCTGTACTCGTGGTCAGAGACCTGGACATGATCAAAGACATCTTGGTCAAACACTTCAATTCTTTTGTCGACCGACGTGTTGTTATGGAGCATGACGTTCCATTCAGAGACAACTTACTGACCCTGCGAGGTGACCGCTGGAAACAAGTCAGAGCCAGCGTGAGTCCGACCTTTAGCTCAGGGCGAATCAAGAAAATGTCACCGCACATTGAGAGAAATGCCAAAATCTTACTGGAAAATTTGAAGGAGAAGCAGGAGAGTGGCCAGGAAGTCGAACTCAAAGAAATTTGCGAATTTTTTACTTTGGATACTATAGCCAGTATTGCTTTTGGAATTGACTTAAATACACTAAAAAACCCAGAAAACAAATTTGCCCAGGAGATCAAGAAAATCACTAACCCAAATCCACTTCTATTAGCTATTGTATTTTTGTTCCCCTTTCTGGGCCCGTGGTTCACAAGAATCGGCCTTCCCTTTTTCCCTAAAAAGAGTATGAATTATTTGGCCAGTGCTGTGGATTCAGTTATGGccgaaagaaaaagagaaggaaCGGAAGGAACTGTAAATGACTTTCTAGATTTGGTCACATCTGAAGCTAAAGAGCAAGGAGTTAAAGAAAGATTATCACTCTCTGAAATCCAC GCCCAGTCCATTATCTTCATCTTTGGTGGTCTGGAGACGGTATCCACTGTCATGTCCTTCACCTTGTTCCTACTAGCAGTACACCCAGAATGCCTTGAGCGTGCTCAAAAGGAAGTGGATGAAAAAATTGGCAAAGACTTTCCATGTTCTAAGAATGTTCAGAATCTTCACTACCTGGACATGTGTATCAACGAAGCCATTCGTATGGTTCCTCCTGCCTTTTTCCTAGACCGCCAATGCGTCGAATCTATAGATATAAATGGTGTACACATCCCTAAAGGTATGGTGGTGCTGCTACCTGTCTATGCCATCCACAATGATCCTACTTTTTGGCCAGAGCCAGAAAAATTTGATCCTGAAAGATTTACCcctgaaaacaaagaaactcgTCATCCTTATGCTTTTTTTCCTTTCGGACATGGCCCAAGAAATTGTATTGGAATGAGGCTGGCTCTCGTGGAGCTGAAGATTGCAATAGCGGCAGTGCTGCAGAGATATACACTTGTGCCATGTAGCAAAACAGTGTACCCATTTCATTTGAGCAAAATACGAGCCAGGACTACAGACGGAGCCTGGGTGAAAATTAATCCAAGAAAATAG
- the LOC106079585 gene encoding cytochrome P450 3A7-like isoform X1 — protein MYQSWTYALNEMDVTSGLIALLVILLLLFAFVHYMTSSHGTFQKLGIDIPPKSPVLGHFGHALKYGVFDVQTVFYKKFKDKKVYGWYDTRTPVLVVRDLDMIKDILVKHFNSFVDRRVVMEHDVPFRDNLLTLRGDRWKQVRASVSPTFSSGRIKKMSPHIERNAKILLENLKEKQESGQEVELKEICEFFTLDTIASIAFGIDLNTLKNPENKFAQEIKKITNPNPLLLAIVFLFPFLGPWFTRIGLPFFPKKSMNYLASAVDSVMAERKREGTEGTVNDFLDLVTSEAKEQGVKERLSLSEIHAQSIIFIFGGLETVSTVMSFTLFLLAVHPECLERAQKEVDEKIGKDFPCSKNVQNLHYLDMCINEAIRMVPPAFFLDRQCVESIDINGVHIPKGMVVLLPVYAIHNDPTFWPEPEKFDPERFTPENKETRHPYAFFPFGHGPRNCIGMRLALVELKIAIAAVLQRYTLVPCSKTVYPFHLSKIRARTTDGAWVKINPRK, from the exons ATGTACC AATCGTGGACCTACGCATTAAACGAAATGGACGTAACCAGTGGGCTGATAGCCCTCTTGGTCATCTTACTGCTTCTATTTGCTTTTGTCCACTATATGACTTCATCCCATGGCACGTTCCAGAAGCTAGGAATTGACATTCCTCCAAAGTCTCCGGTGTTGGGTCACTTTGGCCATGCCTTAAAGTATGGCGTTTTTGATGTCCAGACAGTCTTTTACAAAAAATTCAAAGACAAAAAG GTGTATGGTTGGTATGACACCAGGACGCCTGTACTCGTGGTCAGAGACCTGGACATGATCAAAGACATCTTGGTCAAACACTTCAATTCTTTTGTCGACCGACGTGTTGTTATGGAGCATGACGTTCCATTCAGAGACAACTTACTGACCCTGCGAGGTGACCGCTGGAAACAAGTCAGAGCCAGCGTGAGTCCGACCTTTAGCTCAGGGCGAATCAAGAAAATGTCACCGCACATTGAGAGAAATGCCAAAATCTTACTGGAAAATTTGAAGGAGAAGCAGGAGAGTGGCCAGGAAGTCGAACTCAAAGAAATTTGCGAATTTTTTACTTTGGATACTATAGCCAGTATTGCTTTTGGAATTGACTTAAATACACTAAAAAACCCAGAAAACAAATTTGCCCAGGAGATCAAGAAAATCACTAACCCAAATCCACTTCTATTAGCTATTGTATTTTTGTTCCCCTTTCTGGGCCCGTGGTTCACAAGAATCGGCCTTCCCTTTTTCCCTAAAAAGAGTATGAATTATTTGGCCAGTGCTGTGGATTCAGTTATGGccgaaagaaaaagagaaggaaCGGAAGGAACTGTAAATGACTTTCTAGATTTGGTCACATCTGAAGCTAAAGAGCAAGGAGTTAAAGAAAGATTATCACTCTCTGAAATCCAC GCCCAGTCCATTATCTTCATCTTTGGTGGTCTGGAGACGGTATCCACTGTCATGTCCTTCACCTTGTTCCTACTAGCAGTACACCCAGAATGCCTTGAGCGTGCTCAAAAGGAAGTGGATGAAAAAATTGGCAAAGACTTTCCATGTTCTAAGAATGTTCAGAATCTTCACTACCTGGACATGTGTATCAACGAAGCCATTCGTATGGTTCCTCCTGCCTTTTTCCTAGACCGCCAATGCGTCGAATCTATAGATATAAATGGTGTACACATCCCTAAAGGTATGGTGGTGCTGCTACCTGTCTATGCCATCCACAATGATCCTACTTTTTGGCCAGAGCCAGAAAAATTTGATCCTGAAAGATTTACCcctgaaaacaaagaaactcgTCATCCTTATGCTTTTTTTCCTTTCGGACATGGCCCAAGAAATTGTATTGGAATGAGGCTGGCTCTCGTGGAGCTGAAGATTGCAATAGCGGCAGTGCTGCAGAGATATACACTTGTGCCATGTAGCAAAACAGTGTACCCATTTCATTTGAGCAAAATACGAGCCAGGACTACAGACGGAGCCTGGGTGAAAATTAATCCAAGAAAATAG